The Ancylobacter sp. SL191 nucleotide sequence CTACCGTCCCTGGTCCGACACCCGCCAGAATGGCCCGCCAAGTGCGGCGTTGCCGCCACAGGGGGGCGGGGAATCCGGCGCATAACGCCACCGTGAAGCCCGGATTAGGAGCAAAGCAACGGGCCGGGAGTATAGGGGAGACCTGCTGTCCCATTCCCGGTTGCGTTCCCCCATGCTCATCGATCGTCGTCTGTTTCTGCTTGCCGCCCCTGTCGCCCTCGCCGGCTGCACCACGACGGGAAGCCCGCGTGTCAGCCAGATGCTGCCGCCCGCGCTCGACCCGCAATATGTGCGGATGTACGGGGCGGTCACCGACGAGCCGTTCCCGATCCCGGCGGTCGACATCAGCCAGATCGACCCGCGCTTCCTGCGCCAGGAAGTGGCCTACAGCTCGCCCTACCAGCCAGGCACGATTGTGGTCGATCCCAATGAGCGCTTCGCCTATCTCGTCATGGCCAATGGCCGGGCGCTGCGCTACGGCGTCGGTGTCGGCCGGCAGGAAGGCTTCAATTTCCGCGGCGAGGGCATTATCGCCCGCAAGGCCGAATGGCCGCGCTGGACGCCCACCCCCGACATGATCGCCCGCGAGCCGGAGCGCTACGGCCCCTATGCCGGCGGCCTGGCGGGCGGACCGGACAACCCGCTGGGGCCGCGCGCGCTCTATCTCTACAAGAACGGGCGCGACACCTATTACCGCCTGCACGGCACGACCGAGCCGCTGACCATCGGCACCATGGTGTCCTCCGGCTGCATCCGCTTCATCAACCAGGACATCATCGACCTGTACCGCCGCGTGCCCACCGGCTCGCGCGTGGTGGTACTGCCGGCGACCGGCGGGGCGATGAGCTGAGGGACAAGCGCCGGCATACACGTCATCCCGGACGGCCGCAGGCCGATCCGGGATCGTGCCCGGTCAAAGACGTGGATCCCCGGGTCAAGCTCGGGGATGACAGCAAGCAACGGCATGGCGCCATACAGCGCGGGGAGCGATCCCGGCTCTCGCTTCGCTCGGCCGGGATGACGGCGGCGATAGGCGAGAACGTCATCCCGGACGGCCGAAGGCCGATCCGGGATCGTGCGCCGCAGAGGCGTGCCTACCCCAGCCGCAGCTCAAACGGCTCGTTCTCCATCGCCTCCCGGCCGCGACCGATGGCGGCGATGGCAGCGCTCATGCGGCCCTGCCTTCCGAGCGCGGCGTCGGCGAGCGACACCAGCAGCGCGTTCGGCGTGGCGATGGGCGAGGCGGCGCGCAGTTCGCGGGCGATCTCCACCTCGTCGCGCTCGGGCGCCAGCGCGCAGGCGGCGATATAGGCCGAGGCGGTCGAGCGGCTGACACCGAGATAGCAATGCACCACCAGCGGCGCGCGGCGCGGCCAGCGGCGGGCGAAGCCGAGAATGGCGTCGACATGCGCCTCGGAGGGGTGGATCAGCCCCTCCTGGGGGGCGAGGATGTCGTTGAAGCCGATGAAAAGATGATTGTCGGCCAGCACGCGCGCCGGAAGGGCGACGGGCGTGGCGACATTGATGACGCTCAGCACATGCTCGGCGCCGGTGCGCTCGACGGTCTCACTGAGGCGCGAGAGCGGGCAGACATGAATCATAGCGGGCTCCGAAGGTCAGGCGCGGCGAGGGTGGGCGGACAGGCGCCGGCCT carries:
- a CDS encoding L,D-transpeptidase, with amino-acid sequence MLIDRRLFLLAAPVALAGCTTTGSPRVSQMLPPALDPQYVRMYGAVTDEPFPIPAVDISQIDPRFLRQEVAYSSPYQPGTIVVDPNERFAYLVMANGRALRYGVGVGRQEGFNFRGEGIIARKAEWPRWTPTPDMIAREPERYGPYAGGLAGGPDNPLGPRALYLYKNGRDTYYRLHGTTEPLTIGTMVSSGCIRFINQDIIDLYRRVPTGSRVVVLPATGGAMS
- a CDS encoding tyrosine phosphatase family protein, producing the protein MIHVCPLSRLSETVERTGAEHVLSVINVATPVALPARVLADNHLFIGFNDILAPQEGLIHPSEAHVDAILGFARRWPRRAPLVVHCYLGVSRSTASAYIAACALAPERDEVEIARELRAASPIATPNALLVSLADAALGRQGRMSAAIAAIGRGREAMENEPFELRLG